In Arcanobacterium wilhelmae, the following are encoded in one genomic region:
- a CDS encoding DivIVA domain-containing protein, giving the protein MAEEHTTFPVVMRGYDRAQVDERITKLEMRLEQTLRQVESLDSQILSLSGELSQAREQLKESERPSYSGLGQRVERLLKSTEEQALDVMTRARAEAKALVDGAKAQSASLSEAASHESQSILSAARTEAANVTSNAESEASALTEMSTRTAEELVVSAEREAARLRTNSQAEATSLISNAKHEAATLKASAEEEATALRTAAQQEATALRSETETEIASMRSSAESEIAKLRAAADSEIASMRSEAENEVAQLRATASSDVAQVRADAEREVTALRKSAAQELAAEDSQLRAKTKEMVDSAEAAAADAESRLIAATQRADSLTESSNKEASELLEKARLEAASIVDGARKEAARIRESAKSDADRTKSDADAHIASLVEQKNSLTSYLEDMRAMLTGSTTSLAVSEVVSAAEEHASEN; this is encoded by the coding sequence GTGGCCGAAGAGCACACCACATTCCCCGTCGTCATGCGCGGCTATGATCGCGCCCAAGTTGATGAGCGCATCACGAAACTCGAAATGAGGCTCGAACAAACCCTGCGCCAGGTCGAATCACTCGACTCGCAAATCCTCTCGCTTTCTGGCGAGCTGTCGCAGGCCCGCGAGCAGCTCAAGGAATCTGAGCGCCCCTCCTACTCTGGCCTCGGCCAGCGCGTTGAGCGTCTCTTGAAATCAACGGAAGAGCAGGCGCTCGACGTTATGACACGTGCCCGAGCCGAAGCGAAAGCCCTCGTGGACGGCGCGAAGGCACAGTCGGCGTCGCTTTCGGAGGCCGCCTCCCATGAAAGCCAGTCCATCCTCTCCGCGGCACGCACGGAAGCCGCCAACGTGACATCCAACGCTGAATCCGAGGCGTCGGCGCTCACTGAAATGTCCACTCGTACCGCGGAGGAACTCGTGGTCTCTGCCGAACGTGAAGCCGCCCGCCTGCGCACCAACTCGCAGGCCGAGGCAACATCGCTCATCTCCAACGCGAAGCATGAAGCCGCAACACTGAAGGCCAGCGCCGAGGAAGAGGCCACCGCGCTGCGTACCGCCGCCCAGCAGGAGGCCACGGCCCTTCGCTCCGAGACCGAAACCGAGATCGCCTCCATGCGTTCCTCCGCCGAATCCGAGATCGCGAAGCTACGCGCAGCAGCCGATTCCGAGATCGCTTCCATGCGCTCCGAAGCGGAGAACGAAGTCGCACAGCTCCGCGCAACTGCCAGCTCCGACGTCGCGCAAGTGCGAGCCGACGCCGAACGCGAAGTCACTGCGCTTCGCAAGTCCGCCGCACAAGAGCTCGCTGCTGAAGATTCTCAGCTTCGCGCCAAGACAAAAGAAATGGTCGATTCCGCCGAAGCCGCAGCAGCCGACGCCGAATCGCGCCTCATCGCCGCCACCCAACGCGCCGATTCGCTGACCGAATCCTCCAACAAAGAAGCGAGCGAACTCCTCGAAAAGGCACGCCTCGAAGCCGCGTCCATCGTCGACGGTGCACGCAAAGAGGCAGCACGCATCCGTGAATCCGCAAAATCCGACGCCGATCGCACCAAGTCCGATGCTGATGCCCACATCGCCTCCCTCGTCGAGCAAAAGAACTCGCTCACCTCATACCTGGAAGACATGCGCGCCATGCTCACCGGTTCCACCACATCGCTCGCCGTCTCGGAAGTCGTCAGCGCCGCCGAGGAACACGCAAGCGAAAACTAA
- a CDS encoding ATP/GTP-binding protein, with translation MRRSKKYDREFHPLNTDALMGYTHYEIRDGLEYKVHHIKAAAKEYICPGCGGRIMPGEAHEVAWTEEHLMGVRAGQEARRHWHTSCWKARGGRGRW, from the coding sequence ATGCGACGCTCGAAGAAGTACGATCGCGAGTTCCATCCGCTGAACACGGATGCGCTGATGGGCTACACGCATTACGAGATCCGCGATGGCCTCGAGTACAAGGTGCACCACATTAAGGCTGCTGCGAAGGAGTACATCTGCCCAGGATGTGGCGGGCGGATCATGCCCGGTGAGGCACACGAGGTGGCGTGGACGGAAGAACACCTGATGGGTGTGCGTGCTGGCCAGGAGGCGCGCAGGCATTGGCATACGTCGTGCTGGAAGGCTCGAGGGGGCCGCGGCCGCTGGTGA
- the nucS gene encoding endonuclease NucS has product MRVVIAECSVDYSGRLDAHLDRAKRLLIVKPDGGVMIHSDGGSYKPLNWMSAPCTTRVLEPDEEQVAAGIKSVWRVDHDKTSDALVISFYDKSLDYEEELGEEPGLIKDGVEAHLQELLAAQTSALGADLTLVRREYPTAIGPVDLMLTDAEGVHIAVEVKRRGEIDGVEQLTRYLDLLGRDSTLQPLRGIFAAQEIKPQARVLAEDRGIECVVVDYDALRGLDDAEDRLF; this is encoded by the coding sequence ATGCGTGTTGTGATTGCTGAGTGTTCGGTGGATTATTCGGGGCGGCTCGACGCCCATTTGGATCGTGCCAAGCGACTGCTGATCGTCAAGCCCGACGGCGGTGTGATGATCCATTCGGATGGCGGCTCGTACAAGCCGTTGAACTGGATGAGCGCTCCGTGTACCACCCGCGTGCTTGAGCCAGATGAAGAGCAGGTGGCCGCGGGGATTAAGTCGGTGTGGCGAGTGGATCACGACAAAACGTCCGATGCTCTCGTGATCTCCTTCTATGACAAGTCGTTGGACTATGAGGAGGAGCTGGGGGAGGAGCCGGGCCTGATCAAGGACGGTGTGGAGGCTCACCTCCAGGAGCTCCTCGCGGCGCAAACTAGCGCTCTGGGGGCAGATTTGACGTTGGTGCGGCGCGAATACCCGACGGCGATCGGCCCGGTGGATCTGATGTTGACCGACGCCGAGGGAGTGCATATCGCGGTTGAGGTGAAGCGCCGCGGCGAGATCGACGGCGTCGAGCAGCTCACCCGCTACCTTGATCTTCTTGGCCGTGATTCGACTCTCCAGCCGTTGCGTGGTATTTTCGCAGCTCAGGAGATTAAGCCGCAGGCGCGCGTGCTGGCGGAGGATCGCGGTATCGAGTGCGTGGTGGTGGATTACGATGCACTGCGCGGCTTGGACGACGCCGAGGATCGGCTGTTCTGA
- a CDS encoding DUF2550 family protein — protein MGYLGYVVIIAVLLVGIGVLGAYVWRLRRVLSRRGSFQAVVRASGHERWHRGVAVFERFQIDWYPSRSLKFSPSRTWKRTDIDLEVHQETTSDLQVVKLNTPSGSWYMASTPVAVAAIVSWMDAAPPVEEPTDW, from the coding sequence ATGGGCTATCTCGGGTACGTGGTGATCATCGCCGTCCTCCTTGTGGGGATCGGCGTTCTGGGAGCGTATGTGTGGCGTCTGCGGCGCGTACTCTCCCGGCGTGGATCCTTTCAGGCGGTGGTGCGCGCGAGCGGCCACGAGCGGTGGCACCGCGGTGTTGCCGTGTTTGAGCGTTTCCAGATCGACTGGTACCCGTCGAGGTCGCTGAAGTTTTCGCCGTCGCGCACGTGGAAGCGTACGGACATCGATCTTGAGGTTCACCAGGAAACCACCTCGGATCTGCAGGTTGTGAAGCTCAATACGCCGAGCGGTTCCTGGTACATGGCATCCACGCCGGTGGCTGTTGCGGCGATCGTTTCCTGGATGGATGCGGCGCCGCCGGTTGAGGAACCCACCGACTGGTAA
- a CDS encoding F0F1 ATP synthase subunit epsilon translates to MQLQVVARTGELYAGEVSSVTLPSYEGDMTILAGHTPVLAVLVPGTVRYKDAQGTGEIETARGFVTVDHDKVLVVVDGRRGETVDPTEL, encoded by the coding sequence ATGCAGCTTCAGGTTGTTGCCCGAACCGGCGAACTGTACGCGGGAGAGGTTTCCTCGGTCACGTTGCCCTCGTATGAAGGTGATATGACCATCCTCGCCGGCCACACCCCGGTGCTGGCCGTACTCGTGCCAGGCACGGTCCGCTATAAGGACGCGCAGGGTACCGGCGAGATCGAGACGGCCCGTGGCTTCGTGACGGTGGATCACGACAAAGTCCTCGTGGTGGTCGACGGCCGCCGCGGCGAAACCGTCGATCCGACGGAGCTCTGA
- the atpD gene encoding F0F1 ATP synthase subunit beta produces MTEKEVSTGRIVSVVGAVVDVEFPPDALPEINNALTTEVNLESQGEGEASYTMTLEVAQHLGDSVVRTIAMKPTDGLVRGATVTDTGAPISVPVGDITKGHVFNVVGEPLNLKDGEQFEVSERWPIHRKAPHFDQLEPETKMFQTGIKVIDLLTPYVQGGKIGLFGGAGVGKTVLIQEMIQRVAQDHGGVSVFAGVGERTREGNDLIHEMEDAGVLDKTALVFGQMDEPPGVRLRIALSGLTMAEYFRDVQNQDVLLFIDNIFRFTQAGSEVSTLLGRMPSAVGYQPTLADEMGALQERITSTRGHSITSLQAIYVPADDYTDPAPATTFAHLDATTELSREIASRGLYPAVDPLASSSRILDPQYVGQAHYDVATSVKAILQKNKELQDIISILGVDELSEEDKVTVARARRIQQYLSQNTYTAVKFTGVEGSTVPIDETVEAFRRIVDGEYDHIPEQAFFNIGGIEDIEKAYKKIQAES; encoded by the coding sequence ATGACCGAAAAGGAAGTTTCCACTGGACGGATCGTCTCGGTGGTCGGCGCCGTCGTCGACGTCGAGTTCCCGCCGGACGCGCTCCCGGAGATCAACAACGCCCTTACCACCGAGGTGAACCTCGAGTCGCAGGGTGAGGGGGAGGCGTCGTACACGATGACCCTCGAGGTCGCGCAACACCTCGGTGATTCCGTGGTGCGTACGATCGCGATGAAGCCAACCGACGGCCTGGTGCGTGGCGCCACCGTGACAGACACGGGCGCACCGATCTCGGTGCCCGTGGGCGATATTACGAAGGGCCACGTGTTCAACGTGGTCGGTGAGCCGCTCAACCTTAAGGATGGCGAGCAGTTCGAGGTTTCCGAGCGCTGGCCGATCCACCGCAAGGCGCCGCACTTCGATCAGCTCGAGCCGGAAACCAAGATGTTCCAAACCGGCATCAAGGTGATCGATCTTCTTACCCCGTACGTTCAGGGTGGAAAGATCGGCCTGTTCGGTGGCGCTGGTGTGGGCAAGACGGTCCTGATCCAGGAGATGATTCAGCGAGTCGCTCAGGATCACGGCGGCGTGTCCGTGTTCGCGGGCGTGGGCGAGCGTACCCGTGAGGGCAACGATCTGATCCACGAGATGGAAGACGCCGGCGTCCTGGACAAGACGGCCCTGGTCTTCGGCCAGATGGACGAGCCGCCGGGGGTGCGCCTTCGTATTGCGCTCTCGGGCCTGACGATGGCTGAGTACTTCCGCGATGTGCAGAACCAGGACGTGCTCCTGTTCATCGACAACATCTTCCGCTTCACCCAAGCTGGCTCTGAGGTGTCTACTCTGCTTGGCCGTATGCCGTCGGCTGTGGGCTACCAGCCCACCCTGGCAGACGAGATGGGTGCGCTCCAGGAGCGTATTACCTCCACTCGTGGCCACTCGATCACGTCGCTCCAGGCGATCTACGTGCCTGCGGACGATTACACCGATCCGGCTCCGGCCACCACGTTCGCCCACCTGGACGCCACCACCGAGCTTTCGCGTGAGATCGCCTCGCGCGGCCTGTACCCGGCTGTGGATCCGCTGGCGTCGTCGTCGCGAATCCTCGACCCGCAGTACGTGGGCCAGGCGCACTACGACGTCGCCACCTCGGTCAAGGCGATCCTCCAGAAGAACAAGGAACTCCAGGACATCATCTCGATTCTTGGTGTGGACGAGCTCTCGGAAGAGGACAAGGTGACCGTGGCACGCGCCCGCCGTATCCAGCAGTACCTATCGCAGAACACGTACACCGCTGTGAAGTTCACGGGCGTGGAAGGCTCCACCGTGCCGATCGACGAGACGGTGGAAGCGTTCCGCCGCATCGTCGACGGCGAATACGATCATATTCCGGAGCAGGCGTTCTTCAACATCGGCGGTATCGAGGATATTGAGAAGGCCTACAAGAAGATTCAGGCGGAGAGCTGA
- a CDS encoding F0F1 ATP synthase subunit gamma, giving the protein MSGAQRVYKQKIRATGTLEKVFRAMELIAASRIGKAKNRALAQDPYTRALTESIELVSAHARDNHPMLNERHDTKRVAILVVTSDRGMAGAYSSNVLRATEKLIDDLREDGKEPILYVFGRRGESYFRFRGVEIEKSWEGESDKPSADTSAEIAEELQMRFLADTHEGGVAEVHVVFTRFESMVKQSVEIRRMLPLAIVDSEESEHQPEALYEYEPSAEEVFEALLPMYVNQRVHSVLLLAAASELSSRQQAMHSATENAQDLIRNYTRLANNARQSEITTEITEIISGADSLKNG; this is encoded by the coding sequence TTGTCCGGAGCACAGCGAGTTTACAAACAGAAGATCCGAGCAACAGGCACGCTCGAAAAGGTCTTCCGCGCGATGGAGCTGATTGCAGCTTCACGCATTGGTAAGGCCAAGAACCGTGCCCTCGCTCAGGATCCGTACACGCGTGCGCTCACCGAATCGATCGAACTCGTCTCTGCGCATGCCCGAGATAACCACCCGATGCTCAACGAGCGCCACGATACGAAGCGCGTAGCGATCCTCGTTGTTACCTCGGATCGTGGCATGGCTGGCGCTTACTCGTCGAACGTTCTTCGTGCAACGGAGAAGCTGATTGACGATCTACGTGAGGACGGCAAGGAGCCGATCCTCTACGTCTTCGGGCGCCGAGGCGAGAGCTACTTCCGTTTCCGCGGTGTGGAGATCGAGAAGTCGTGGGAGGGCGAATCGGACAAGCCGAGCGCCGATACGTCGGCTGAGATCGCCGAGGAGCTGCAAATGCGTTTCCTCGCTGATACTCATGAGGGCGGCGTTGCTGAGGTTCACGTGGTGTTCACACGCTTCGAATCGATGGTGAAGCAGTCGGTGGAAATTCGCCGCATGTTGCCCCTCGCTATCGTGGATTCGGAGGAGAGCGAGCACCAGCCTGAGGCTCTCTACGAGTACGAGCCGAGCGCCGAGGAAGTCTTCGAGGCGCTCCTGCCGATGTACGTGAACCAGCGTGTCCACTCCGTCCTGCTTCTGGCTGCGGCCTCCGAGCTCTCCAGCCGTCAGCAGGCAATGCACTCGGCAACGGAGAACGCGCAGGATCTCATCCGCAACTACACGAGGTTGGCGAACAACGCTCGACAGAGCGAGATCACCACCGAAATCACCGAAATCATCTCAGGCGCGGACAGCCTGAAAAACGGCTAA
- the atpA gene encoding F0F1 ATP synthase subunit alpha encodes MAELTIRPDEIRAALDNFVSSYEPAKVASDEVGHVTETADGIAHVEGLPGAMANELLKFEDGTLGLAMNLEEREIGVVVLGDFSGIAEGMEVHRTGEVLSVPVGEGYLGRVVDPLGAPIDGLGEITGVEGRRALELQAPGVMMRKSVHEPLQTGIKAIDAMIPIGRGQRQLIIGDRKTGKTALAVDTILNQKANWESGDPNKQVRCIYVAIGQKGSTIAEVRSTLEKNGALAYTTIVAAPASDSAGFKYLAPYTGSAIGQHWMYAGKHVLIVFDDLSKQAEAYRSVSLLLRRPPGREAYPGDVFYLHSRLLERCAKLSDELGGGSMTGLPIIETKANDVSAYIPTNVISITDGQIFLQSDLFNSNQRPAVDVGISVSRVGGDAQIKAMKKVAGTLKITLAQYRAQAAFAMFASDLDAATRQQLTRGERLMELLKQPQYTPYAVEDQVASVWAGTNGYLDQIPVDLVHKFEHGLLEYLRANTSVLSDLASGAKLEEVEDALRGGVEAYQKEFLYTNAAEESAELVEATKSQEQLVRGKRG; translated from the coding sequence ATGGCTGAACTGACTATCCGGCCAGACGAGATCCGGGCAGCCCTGGATAACTTCGTCAGCTCCTACGAGCCGGCGAAGGTGGCCAGCGACGAAGTTGGCCACGTCACCGAGACCGCCGATGGTATCGCCCACGTTGAGGGCCTGCCGGGCGCGATGGCGAACGAGCTGCTCAAGTTTGAAGACGGCACGCTTGGCCTGGCAATGAACTTGGAAGAGCGCGAAATCGGCGTTGTGGTTCTTGGTGATTTCTCCGGCATCGCGGAAGGCATGGAAGTGCACCGCACCGGCGAAGTTCTCTCCGTGCCCGTGGGCGAGGGCTACCTCGGTCGCGTGGTGGATCCGCTTGGTGCCCCGATCGACGGCCTCGGTGAGATCACCGGCGTCGAGGGTCGCCGCGCGCTGGAGCTCCAGGCTCCCGGCGTGATGATGCGTAAGTCGGTGCACGAGCCGCTCCAGACGGGCATCAAAGCAATCGACGCCATGATCCCGATCGGCCGCGGCCAGCGCCAGCTGATCATTGGCGATCGTAAGACGGGCAAGACGGCCCTCGCTGTGGATACGATCCTCAATCAGAAGGCGAACTGGGAGAGCGGCGATCCGAACAAGCAAGTGCGATGCATCTACGTTGCGATCGGCCAGAAGGGCTCCACGATCGCCGAGGTGCGTTCCACCCTGGAGAAGAACGGCGCTCTTGCCTACACCACGATCGTCGCCGCTCCGGCGTCGGATTCTGCAGGCTTCAAGTACCTCGCCCCGTACACCGGCTCGGCAATCGGCCAGCACTGGATGTACGCCGGCAAGCACGTTCTCATCGTGTTCGACGATCTGTCCAAGCAGGCTGAGGCCTACCGAAGCGTGTCGCTGCTGCTGCGCCGCCCGCCGGGGCGCGAGGCCTACCCGGGCGACGTCTTCTACCTGCACTCGCGCCTCCTCGAACGTTGCGCGAAGCTCTCGGACGAGCTCGGTGGCGGCTCGATGACGGGCCTGCCGATCATCGAAACGAAGGCAAACGACGTCTCGGCCTACATTCCGACCAACGTTATTTCGATTACCGATGGCCAGATCTTCCTCCAGTCGGATCTGTTCAACTCCAACCAGCGTCCGGCTGTGGACGTCGGTATTTCGGTGTCGCGCGTTGGTGGCGATGCCCAGATCAAGGCCATGAAGAAGGTGGCCGGTACCCTCAAGATCACCCTGGCTCAGTATCGTGCCCAGGCTGCGTTCGCTATGTTCGCCTCCGATCTTGATGCCGCTACCCGCCAGCAGCTCACCCGCGGTGAGCGCCTCATGGAGCTCCTCAAGCAGCCGCAGTACACGCCGTACGCGGTTGAGGATCAGGTGGCGAGCGTGTGGGCTGGCACCAACGGCTACCTCGATCAGATCCCGGTGGATCTCGTGCATAAGTTCGAGCACGGCCTGCTCGAGTACCTGCGCGCGAACACCTCGGTGCTCTCCGATCTCGCCTCAGGCGCGAAGCTCGAAGAGGTTGAGGACGCGCTGCGCGGTGGCGTCGAGGCTTACCAGAAGGAATTCCTCTACACCAACGCGGCCGAGGAATCGGCCGAGCTGGTGGAGGCAACCAAGTCGCAAGAGCAGCTTGTGCGCGGTAAGCGAGGCTGA
- a CDS encoding F0F1 ATP synthase subunit delta, giving the protein MRITSEKSLARGLDRWEALLAERASGEAKFADEIFAIADLLRGSASLNASLQELTRSADARATLAREVLGGKVSEEVSELVQGLVRDAWSELGDLAEALDAIGVDTLLVGAAREGVLHETEEQLYQFSRMLHSQRQLRVTLSDRAYDVESRAQLAHSVLGSGNLYTQALVAEAVTRTAHRPLTASVRDFVDAAAARANQQVASVVSVIPLSAEQEARLAQILGRMYETEVRLHTSIDPTIVGGLRIMIGDDVIDGTLATRLNHVRTEMTK; this is encoded by the coding sequence ATGCGTATCACCAGTGAAAAGTCCCTCGCCCGTGGTCTCGACCGCTGGGAAGCCCTGCTCGCTGAGCGCGCTTCAGGCGAGGCGAAGTTCGCCGATGAGATTTTCGCTATCGCCGATCTGCTCCGCGGCTCTGCCTCGCTGAACGCTTCACTCCAAGAGCTCACACGTAGCGCCGATGCGCGTGCCACTTTGGCGCGTGAGGTGCTGGGTGGGAAGGTCTCGGAGGAAGTGTCTGAGCTCGTGCAGGGCCTGGTTCGCGATGCGTGGTCGGAGCTCGGTGATCTCGCCGAGGCTCTCGATGCGATCGGCGTGGATACGCTTCTGGTTGGGGCCGCTCGCGAGGGCGTGTTGCACGAAACCGAGGAACAGCTCTACCAGTTCTCCCGGATGCTTCATTCACAACGCCAGTTGCGTGTCACGCTTTCCGATCGTGCCTACGATGTGGAATCGCGTGCTCAGCTGGCACATTCCGTGCTCGGATCAGGCAACCTCTACACGCAGGCCCTGGTCGCGGAAGCAGTAACCCGCACAGCGCATCGTCCGCTCACGGCCTCGGTGCGCGATTTCGTGGATGCCGCCGCGGCACGCGCCAACCAGCAGGTGGCCTCTGTGGTGTCGGTGATCCCGCTGAGCGCGGAGCAAGAGGCGCGCCTGGCGCAGATCCTCGGCCGCATGTACGAAACCGAGGTTCGTCTCCACACCTCCATCGATCCCACCATTGTTGGCGGGCTTCGAATCATGATCGGCGACGACGTAATCGATGGCACCCTTGCCACGCGTCTGAACCACGTGCGAACTGAAATGACAAAGTGA
- a CDS encoding F0F1 ATP synthase subunit B — protein MLSTVILAAGDKPNPLLPALPDLLWGTIAFIIVAVAVYKFGWPAFSDMLEERAAKIERGLEAADRARAEIADERKVLEGQLSEAHREAAEIRERATENARTIVADAQNKAKDEAASILDANQRRIAADTETASRALRSDVGAVATELAGRIVGEAITDQALASRVIDRFLDELEASATAKVGVKES, from the coding sequence ATGCTGTCCACGGTTATTCTCGCCGCGGGGGATAAACCAAATCCGCTGTTGCCGGCTCTCCCAGATCTCCTCTGGGGCACGATCGCTTTCATCATTGTGGCGGTCGCTGTGTACAAGTTTGGCTGGCCAGCGTTTTCGGACATGCTCGAGGAGCGCGCAGCGAAGATCGAACGTGGCCTTGAGGCTGCCGATCGCGCACGTGCTGAGATTGCTGACGAGCGTAAGGTGCTCGAAGGCCAGCTGTCCGAGGCCCACCGCGAAGCCGCCGAGATCCGCGAGCGTGCTACAGAGAACGCTCGCACGATCGTGGCGGATGCCCAGAACAAGGCGAAGGATGAGGCCGCATCGATCCTCGATGCGAACCAGCGCCGTATCGCAGCCGATACGGAAACCGCGTCGCGCGCCTTGCGCTCCGACGTCGGCGCTGTTGCCACCGAGCTTGCCGGCCGTATCGTGGGGGAGGCGATCACCGATCAGGCGCTTGCTTCCCGCGTCATCGACCGCTTCCTCGATGAGCTTGAAGCCTCGGCTACCGCCAAGGTTGGCGTGAAGGAATCCTGA
- the atpE gene encoding ATP synthase F0 subunit C — protein MTGSIATIGYGLAAIGPGIGVGLIGAKNQEATARQPEIAGLLRTNMIIAISFTEALGLLGLVAGFIL, from the coding sequence ATGACTGGATCCATCGCCACCATCGGTTACGGTCTCGCAGCTATCGGCCCGGGCATCGGCGTGGGCTTGATTGGTGCGAAGAACCAGGAAGCCACGGCTCGCCAGCCTGAGATTGCCGGCCTCCTGCGTACCAACATGATTATCGCGATTTCGTTTACCGAGGCTCTCGGCCTCCTCGGTCTCGTGGCAGGCTTCATTCTCTGA
- the atpB gene encoding F0F1 ATP synthase subunit A, with protein MINVLSLAALPILAGEFEPPTFDHEFKPAPLLFAGTPFELNRILAIRLIAALVLMLVMVLYAKRAKLVPSKGQAALEGLMDFAKVNVGDSILGEEGRKYQPLLLTIFLGIFFMNITGVIPGLQIAGTSLVGMPLIYALVAYVAFIAAGLKARGPKYFLEQVAPHGLPKPLYLIIVPIELVSTFIIRPITLTVRLLANMIAGHFVLALCFVGTHYLFFTMGGIGYAIAPLTLLGGIIYVVFEMFIAALQAYIFAILTAVYISLSVSEH; from the coding sequence GTGATTAACGTGTTGAGCCTCGCCGCGTTGCCGATCTTGGCAGGGGAATTTGAGCCGCCTACTTTTGATCACGAGTTCAAGCCCGCCCCGCTTCTTTTTGCCGGCACCCCGTTTGAGCTCAACCGTATCCTTGCAATCCGTCTGATCGCAGCCCTCGTGCTGATGCTCGTGATGGTGTTGTACGCCAAGCGCGCCAAGCTTGTTCCGTCCAAGGGGCAGGCCGCGCTCGAGGGGCTGATGGATTTCGCGAAAGTCAACGTTGGCGATTCGATCCTCGGTGAGGAGGGCCGCAAGTATCAGCCGCTCCTGCTCACGATCTTCCTCGGCATTTTCTTCATGAATATTACGGGCGTGATCCCTGGCCTTCAGATTGCCGGAACCTCGCTCGTGGGTATGCCGCTTATATACGCGCTTGTTGCGTATGTGGCGTTTATCGCCGCTGGTCTGAAGGCCCGTGGTCCCAAGTACTTCCTGGAACAGGTTGCGCCGCACGGGCTCCCGAAGCCGCTGTACCTGATCATCGTGCCGATCGAGCTGGTTTCTACCTTTATCATCCGCCCGATCACGCTCACCGTGCGTCTTCTTGCCAACATGATCGCCGGCCACTTCGTGCTCGCACTGTGCTTCGTTGGCACCCACTACCTGTTCTTCACCATGGGCGGCATCGGCTACGCCATTGCCCCTCTCACTCTTCTCGGCGGCATCATCTATGTTGTCTTCGAGATGTTCATCGCTGCACTGCAGGCCTACATCTTCGCGATTCTGACTGCCGTGTACATCTCCCTGTCCGTCTCAGAACACTGA
- a CDS encoding MraY family glycosyltransferase produces the protein MRVYLLILLLAAAITYLLVPIVLRIALATGAMTQIRARDVHKVPVARLGGVAMYLGFVATIMIGTQIPYLRPVLSASSGIWGIVVGAGVMCLVGVIDDVWELSWYAKLAGEIIAAAVMAWWGVQLVTLPFFGLTVGSVRLTIFTTIIVVLIVANAVNFVDGLDGLAAGVVGIAALSFFIYTYYLTREVSPGDYTSVATAAVAALVGICIGFLPHNFHPAKIFMGDSGALMLGAIIAGASILVTGQIDPANVSTPQAIPAYMPILLPAMVLIIPIIDLVWAVFRRLRQGRSPFSADSGHLHHRLLRRGHSHTWAVLVLYGWTAIVSFSGVAIVIINRLWVAIPIVLAVAAGVWLTRNGFGRGAIVRHENVVAGG, from the coding sequence GTGAGGGTCTATCTCTTGATCCTGCTTCTGGCCGCCGCGATCACGTACCTGCTGGTACCGATCGTGTTGCGCATCGCGCTCGCAACTGGCGCGATGACCCAAATCCGCGCCCGCGACGTCCACAAAGTACCTGTCGCCCGTCTCGGCGGAGTGGCGATGTATCTCGGTTTCGTTGCCACGATCATGATCGGCACGCAGATCCCGTACCTGCGCCCGGTGCTCTCCGCGAGCTCGGGAATTTGGGGGATCGTCGTCGGCGCGGGCGTGATGTGTCTGGTGGGTGTGATCGACGACGTGTGGGAGCTGAGCTGGTATGCGAAGCTCGCGGGCGAAATCATTGCGGCCGCGGTGATGGCCTGGTGGGGAGTTCAGCTGGTCACGTTACCGTTCTTTGGGCTGACGGTGGGGAGCGTGCGGCTGACGATTTTCACCACGATTATCGTGGTGTTGATCGTGGCGAACGCGGTGAATTTCGTGGACGGGCTAGACGGGCTCGCAGCGGGCGTGGTGGGGATCGCTGCGCTGTCGTTCTTTATCTACACGTATTACCTCACGCGCGAGGTGAGCCCGGGCGATTACACGTCCGTGGCGACCGCTGCCGTTGCTGCCCTTGTGGGTATTTGCATTGGTTTCCTTCCGCACAATTTTCATCCCGCGAAGATTTTCATGGGGGATTCGGGTGCGCTGATGCTGGGTGCGATCATTGCGGGCGCGTCGATCCTTGTGACCGGACAGATTGACCCTGCGAACGTTTCGACCCCGCAGGCGATCCCGGCCTACATGCCCATTCTTCTGCCGGCGATGGTGTTGATCATCCCGATTATCGATCTTGTGTGGGCGGTGTTCCGCCGACTTCGCCAAGGCCGTTCCCCGTTCTCTGCCGATTCCGGGCACCTTCATCACCGTCTGCTCCGCCGCGGCCATTCACACACGTGGGCGGTTCTCGTGCTCTATGGCTGGACGGCGATCGTCTCCTTCTCCGGCGTTGCGATCGTGATTATTAACCGGTTGTGGGTGGCGATCCCGATTGTGCTCGCGGTTGCGGCTGGCGTGTGGCTGACACGTAACGGCTTTGGGCGAGGTGCGATCGTCCGCCACGAGAATGTGGTTGCTGGTGGCTGA